One segment of Ziziphus jujuba cultivar Dongzao chromosome 12, ASM3175591v1 DNA contains the following:
- the LOC107429362 gene encoding uncharacterized protein LOC107429362, giving the protein MKFLEYTPLDRLNVFLSRLNLGERTIKGCLEAYSCKHTGTDKKLSLSLENEILDYLGKSSDTDSSSPAELLLSRSSRKTLVYLVLTLYHIYPDYDFSAVNAHQFFTEESWDGFKQIFDTYMFEASKEWIETSEGGSLLDALYKVLDEVVKLAECEIYSYNPDSDVDPFLERGAIWSFNFFFYNRKLKRVVSFRFCCLSNIVADGFLMDELRYEEDEEIFNDMDI; this is encoded by the exons ATGAAGTTTCTAGAGTATACGCCCTTGGATCG attaAATGTGTTTTTGAGTCGTTTAAATCTTGGAGAGCGTACGATCAAAGGTTGTCTTGAAGCTTACTCTt GCAAACACACTGGAACGGACAAAAAGCTATCTCTGAGTTTggagaatgag ATCCTTGATTATCTTGGGAAATCTTCAGACACCGACTCTTCCTCACCAGCTGAACTCCTTTTAAGCAGATCAAG CCGAAAAACACTGGTCTACCTGGTACTAACACTCTATCACATTTATCCAGACTATGATTTCAG TGCTGTGAACGCTCATCAATTCTTCACAGAAGAAAGCTGGGATGGGTTTAAGCAGATATTTGATACCTATATGTTTGAAGCATCAAAG GAATGGATTGAGACAAGCGAGGGAGGCTCCCTGTTGGATGCCTTGTACAAGGTTCTGGATGAG GTTGTAAAATTGGCAGAATGTGAAATTTATAGTTACAATCCAGACTCCGATGTGGATCCTTTTCTTGAGAGAGGAGCCAT ATGGTCattcaatttcttcttctatAATAGAAAACTTAAGCGAGTTGTGAGTTTCCGTTTCTGCTGTTTAAG TAACATTGTAGCTGATGGATTTCTCATGGATGAACTCCGATATGAGGAAGACGAAGAAATATTCAATGACATGGACATATGA
- the LOC107429376 gene encoding uncharacterized protein LOC107429376: MKLFWVTASFCFFFFLGLGSLSSVSAVNGPLRHHLKFVLGEENLGPWKNEVSEASEAPGPVSDAHQSTLVLAANRTNRPDILNGFRRYLGGWDIVNRHYWASVGFTGVAGFVISILWFISFGLVLAVHHCCGWKINIKDEGSRRSQSISLVLLIVFTCAASIGCILLSVGQDEFHDEVLGTLKYVVNQSDYTVQILRNVTEYLSLAKTINVAQVFLPSDVMDDIDKLNVDLNTAADMLKEKTSENSVKIKEVFNVVRSALIAVAAVMLLLAVIGLLLSILGHQHAIHIFIISGWFLVAITFILCGVFVILNNTVSDTCMAMEEWVENPHAETALSNILPCVDQKTTNQTLIQSKQVINAMVNVVNRFIYTYANADPSEGDPNYYNQSGPLMPPLCYPFDSNLQDSRCGDQDVSIANASVVWEKYRCKVSSGVCTTVGRVTPEIFTQLIAAVNESYALQHYAPPLLSLQNCNFVRDTFRNITSSYCPPLNHYLKIVNAGLALISVGVLLCLVLWILYANRPQREEVFVKQLSKLIKGKSHNSNFNNNINGDISSSNTPTHV, encoded by the exons ATCATCTCAAATTCGTTTTAG gagaagagaacctGGGGCCATGGAAGAATGAAGTCTCGGAGGCTTCAGAGGCACCTGGGCCAGTCAGCGATGCACATCAGAGCACGCTTGTGCTGGCAGCCAATAGGACGAACAGACCCGATATTCTTAACGGCTTTAGACGATACCTTGGCGGTTGGGATATTGTTAATCGACATTACTGGGCT TCTGTTGGATTTACAGGTGTTGCTGGTTTTGTTATCTCTATCCTATGGTTTATTTCTTTTGGCTTAGTTCTTGCGGTTCATCATTGCTGTGGGTGGAAGATAAATATCAAAGATGAAGGATCACGACGTTCACAAAGCATCAGTCTTGTCTTGCTTATAGTCTTCACTTGTGCTGCATC GATTGGATGTATCCTACTTTCTGTTGGGCAGGATGAGTTTCATGATGAAGTGTTGGGTACTCTGAAATATGTTGTCAACCAATCAGACTACACAGTGCAGATCCTGAGAAATGTCACAGAATACCTGTCCCTTGCAAAGACTATCAATGTTGCCCAGGTTTTCCTTCCTTCTGATGTTATGGATGATATTGACAAGTTGAATGTGGATCTCAATACTGCAGCAGATATGCTGAAGGAGAAGACGAGTGAAAATTCtgttaaaataaaagaagtctTCAATGTTGT GCGTTCAGCTTTAATCGCTGTTGCAGCAGTAATGCTTCTTCTGGCAGTGATTGGTCTTC TCCTATCTATCCTTGGCCACCAACATGCAATCCATAT ATTTATAATTAGCGGATGGTTTCTTGTGGCAATTACATTCATTCTCTGTGGGGTCTTTGTAATCCTCAACAA TACAGTTTCAGACACTTGCATGGCCATGGAAGAATGGGTAGAAAATCCGCATGCAGAAACAGCTCTTAGCAACATCCTTCCATGTGTTGATCAAAAAACTACAAACCAGACGCTCATCCAGAGTAAACAAGTTATCAATGCCATGGTAAATGTTGTCAACCGATTTATCTATACCTATGCAAATGCGGATCCATCCGAGGGCGATCCTAACTATTACAACCAATCTGGACCTCTGATGCCACCTCTGTGTTACCCATTTGACTCTAATTTGCAAGATAGCCGTTGTGGGGATCAAGATGTATCGATTGCAAATGCTTCTGTG GTTTGGGAGAAATATAGATGCAAAGTGTCTTCTGGAGTGTGCACCACAGTTGGAAGAGTGACCCCTGAAATATTTACACAGCTGATAGCGGCCGTCAATGAAAGCTATGCGCTGCAGCACTATGCTCCGCCTTTACTAAGTCTTcagaattgcaattttgtcaGGGATACATTCCGAAATATCACCTCAAGTTATTGTCCTCCGTTAAACCATTATCTCAAAATTGTGAATGCAGGATTGGCTCTGATTTCTGTTGGAGTTTTGCTCTGTCTTGTCCTATGGATACTCTATGCAAACCGCCCCCAAAGGGAGGAAGTGTTTGTGAAACAACTATCCAAACTAATAAAAGGCAAGAGTCACAATAGCAACTTCAACAATAATATCAACGGTGATATATCATCATCAAATACACCGACCCATGTCTAG
- the LOC107429377 gene encoding putative fasciclin-like arabinogalactan protein 20 has translation MASSLLVSFLLLSFLSFASPLPSDTILDAAEILSDSGFVSMALTLEIVSQTLTVQSPSLTIFAPNDAAFSQAGQPSLSLLQFHFCPIPLPLESLKLLSTGTKIPTLLSGHSLIVTSSPSSDQISLNNVKITGGSPIYDDGSMIIFGIEDFFDPNFGLPVPIGSPRSTPRCGSSSTNGSMDFPGVSWFEGASAALRSNGHSVMASFLDLQLEGFKEPTMMTIFAPVDQSMVNPMKNVSVFLRHVVPCKLLWNDLVNFDDGTVLPTYSNGFTITVTRSDSVLMLNGVPVFFPNMYFSDPLVVHGLNEVLAVQEKPKEMAELFYWTGEDGDQMLLGNDEF, from the coding sequence ATGGCTTCCTCGCTTCTCGTCTCTTTCTTActtctctctttcctctctttcgcaTCTCCCCTGCCTTCCGATACAATCCTCGACGCCGCCGAGATTCTCTCCGATTCCGGCTTCGTTTCCATGGCTCTCACCCTGGAGATCGTTTCCCAAACCCTCACCGTACAGTCTCCATCTCTCACCATCTTCGCTCCAAACGACGCTGCTTTCTCTCAGGCCGGTCAGCCCAGTCTCTCTCTCCTCCAATTTCACTTCTGCCCTATCCCTCTGCCATTGGAGAGCCTCAAATTGCTCTCCACTGGGACCAAGATCCCGACGTTGTTATCTGGGCACTCTCTGATCGTCACCTCATCGCCTTCCTCCGATCAAATTTCGCTCAACAATGTTAAGATTACCGGTGGGTCGCCAATTTACGATGATGGGTCTATGATCATATTCGGAATCGAGGACTTCTTCGATCCGAATTTCGGTCTTCCAGTTCCGATTGGCAGTCCTCGTTCAACTCCAAGATGTGGGTCTTCGTCAACGAACGGTTCAATGGATTTTCCAGGGGTTTCTTGGTTCGAAGGAGCAAGTGCGGCGCTGAGATCCAATGGGCACTCTGTAATGGCTTCGTTTCTGGATCTGCAACTGGAGGGTTTCAAGGAACCGACAATGATGACAATCTTCGCTCCGGTTGATCAATCAATGGTGAATCCCATGAAGAACGTTTCGGTTTTTCTTCGGCATGTTGTTCCGTGCAAGCTTCTGTGGAATGATTTGGTGAATTTCGATGATGGAACTGTGTTGCCGACTTATTCAAACGGCTTCACCATCACAGTTACAAGATCTGATAGCGTGTTGATGCTCAATGGAGTTCCGGTTTTCTTCCCGAACATGTATTTCAGCGACCCGCTTGTCGTTCATGGCCTTAACGAGGttcttgctgtccaagagaaaCCCAAAGAAATGGCAGAACTTTTTTATTGGACTGGAGAAGACGGTGACCAAATGTTGTTGGGCAATGATGAATTTTGA
- the LOC107429374 gene encoding uncharacterized protein LOC107429374: protein MGDHFVLLVDRLLTESTLEAAIESKNRLIQSADPAAGESKNNNSSRKMDFGNISFPRKLVECRICHDEEEDSNMETPCSCCGSLKYAHRRCVQRWCNEKGDTTCEICHQPFKSGYTAPPPLFRFGRIPMNFRGNWEISRRDINRPRIIAMVSTDRNFLDPDNDDHTALPARSVFCCRSIAFIFMVLLILRHTLPLIISGNNDFSFPLLLLLFLRTAGVVLPVYIVVRAVTAIQHRRTQQEVPVSSITSSDEETAEHLTLQPQPHIIHV from the exons ATGGGGGATCATTTTGTATTGTTGGTGGATCGATTACTCACTGAGTCCACATTGGAAGCTGCGATTGAAAGCAAAAACCGGTTGATTCAATCTGCAGACCCAGCAGCCGGTGAGTCAAAAAACAATAACTCGTCCCGGAAGATGGATTTTGGGAATATATCATTTCCCAGGAAACTGGTGGAGTGCAGGATATGccatgatgaagaagaagattcaAACATGGAAACTCCATGTTCTTGCTGTGGTAGCTTGAAG TATGCTCACCGCAGATGTGTACAGAGATGGTGCAATGAGAAGGGGGACACAACATGTGAGATATGCCACCAG CCATTTAAGTCTGGCTATACAGCTCCACCTCCATTGTTTCGATTTGGGCGTATTCCAATGAACTTCAG AGGAAACTGGGAGATTTCCAGAAGGGACATAAATAGACCTCGTATTATAGCAATGGTTTCAACTGATCGTAACTTCCTCGATCCTGACAATGACGATCATACCGCTCTTCCTGCAAGAAGTGTCTTCTGCTGCCGTTCAATAGCTTTTATT TTCATGGTTCTTCTGATTTTAAGGCATACTCTTCCTCTAATAATTAGTGGGAACAATGATTTTTCTTTCCCATTATTGCTG TTGCTTTTTCTACGTACCGCTGGGGTTGTTCTGCCAGTATATATTGTGGTGAGGGCGGTTACTGCTATTCAGCACCGCCGTACCCAACAA GAGGTTCCTGTTTCATCAATAACTTCATCTGATGAAGAAACTGCCGAACATTTAACCTTGCAGCCGCAGCCTCatatcattcatgtttaa
- the LOC107429375 gene encoding sulfhydryl oxidase 2 isoform X1, which produces MSRTLGLLILNLVLVSFGFSSPSLGSRSILRSFNDDSGDPHDYAIELNATNFDAVLRETPATYAVVEFFAHWCPACRNYKPHYEKVARLFNGADAVHPGMILMTRVDCASKINTKLCDKFSVGHYPMLFWGPPSEFVGGGWEPKREKSDIVLIDDGRTADRLLNWINKQMGSSFGLDDEKFENEHLSSNVSDTAQIARAVYDVEEATATAFDIILEHKMIKSETRGSLIKFLQLLVAHHPSRRCRKGSADVLVNFDELFPSDIWLEPKQEENDGKNELGSFHICGKDVPRGYWMFCRGSKNDTRGFSCGLWVLLHSLSVRVDDGESQFAFKSICDFVHNFFICEECRQHFYDMCSSVSHPFNKTSDFALWLWSAHNKVNERLMKEEASLGTGDPKFPKMIWPPKQLCPSCFRSRNPKNYEVDWDRDEVFKFLTGYYGKTLVSLYKDKTILGKNGIDAALEDLVVSTNAVVVPVGAALAIAVASCAFGALACYWRSQQKSRKYFHHLHSLKNI; this is translated from the exons ATGTCTCGTACACTTGGGCTTCTGATTCTGAACCTTGTTTTGGTGAGCTTTGGATTTTCTTCGCCTTCTTTGGGATCGCGTTCTATTCTCCGATCGTTCAACGACGACAGCGGTGATCCTCATGACTACGCCATCGAATTGAACGCCACCAATTTTGATGCCGTTCTTCGAGAAACGCCTGCCACCTATGCTGTGGTTGAATTCTTCGCTCACTG GTGTCCTGCTTGCAGAAATTATAAG CCGCATTATGAAAAGGTAGCAAGGCTTTTTAATGGAGCAGATGCTGTGCATCCAGGGATGATATTGATGACACGGGTAGATTGTGCATCGAAG ATAAACACTAAACTCTGTGATAAGTTTTCTGTGGGTCATTATCCGATGCTCTTTTGGGGACCTCCTTCTGAATTTGTGGGCGGTGGTTGGGAACCTAAACGAGAAAAAAGTGACATAGTCTTAATTGATGATGGGCGTACTGCTGATCGTTTACTTAATTGGATCAACAAGCAAATGGGCAG CTCCTTCGGCTTGGATGAtgagaaatttgaaaatgagCATCTTTCATCAAATGTCTCGGACACTGCACAG ATTGCTCGAGCTGTGTATGATGTAGAGGAAGCAACAGCCACTGCCTTCGACATAATCTTAGAACATAAG ATGATCAAATCAGAGACTCGGGGTTCACTTATTAAATTTCTTCAACTGTTGGTGGCACATCATCCTTCTAGGAG GTGCCGGAAAGGAAGTGCAGATGTGCTTGTGAACTTTGATGAATTGTTTCCTTCAGATATTTGGTTGGAACCTAAACAGGAGGAGAATGATGGAAAGAATGAACTGGGTAGTTTTCATATTTGTGGAAAAGATGTTCCTCGTGGATATTGG ATGTTCTGTCGTGGCAGCAAGAATGATACCAGGGGTTTCAG TTGTGGATTGTGGGTTCTTCTACATTCACTGTCAGTGAGAGTTGATGATGGAGAGAGCCAGTTTGCGTTTAAATCTATATGTGATTTTGTACACAATTTCTTTATCTGTGAGGAATGTCGCCAGCATTTTTATGATATGTGTTCAAG TGTTTCTCATCCCTTCAACAAAACCAGTGACTTTGCCCTATGGTTGTGGAGTGCCCACAACAAGGTCAATGAGAGACTGATGAAAGAAGAAGCGTCTCTAGGAACTGGTGATCCCAAATTTCCAAAGATGATTTGGCCTCCAAAACAGCTCTGCCCATCTTGTTTCCGCTCTCGTAACCCAAAGAACTATGAAGTTGACTGGGATCGGGACgaggttttcaaatttttgacTGGTTACTATGGGAAAACTCTTGTTTCTCTTTATAAAGATAAGACCATTCTGGGTAAGAACGGGATTGATGCAGCTTTGGAAGACTTAGTGGTCTCTACAAATGCGGTTGTAGTGCCTGTTGGGGCTGCATTGGCCATTGCTGTTGCTAGCTGTGCATTCGGAGCACTTGCTTGCTACTGGCGCTCACAGCAGAAGAGTCGGAAGTATTTTCACCACCTACACTCTTTAAAGAACATATGA
- the LOC107429375 gene encoding sulfhydryl oxidase 2 isoform X2, whose translation MSRTLGLLILNLVLVSFGFSSPSLGSRSILRSFNDDSGDPHDYAIELNATNFDAVLRETPATYAVVEFFAHWCPACRNYKPHYEKVARLFNGADAVHPGMILMTRVDCASKINTKLCDKFSVGHYPMLFWGPPSEFVGGGWEPKREKSDIVLIDDGRTADRLLNWINKQMGSSFGLDDEKFENEHLSSNVSDTAQIARAVYDVEEATATAFDIILEHKMIKSETRGSLIKFLQLLVAHHPSRRCRKGSADVLVNFDELFPSDIWLEPKQEENDGKNELGSFHICGKDVPRGYWMFCRGSKNDTRGFSCGLWVLLHSLSVRVDDGESQFAFKSICDFVHNFFICEECRQHFYDMCSSVSHPFNKTSDFALWLWSAHNKVNERLMKEEASLGTGDPKFPKMIWPPKQLCPSCFRSRNPKNYEVDWDRDEVFKFLTGYYGKTLVSLYKDKTILGKNGIDAALEDLVVSTNAVVVPVGAALAIAVASCAFGALACYWRSQQKSRKPRRNWS comes from the exons ATGTCTCGTACACTTGGGCTTCTGATTCTGAACCTTGTTTTGGTGAGCTTTGGATTTTCTTCGCCTTCTTTGGGATCGCGTTCTATTCTCCGATCGTTCAACGACGACAGCGGTGATCCTCATGACTACGCCATCGAATTGAACGCCACCAATTTTGATGCCGTTCTTCGAGAAACGCCTGCCACCTATGCTGTGGTTGAATTCTTCGCTCACTG GTGTCCTGCTTGCAGAAATTATAAG CCGCATTATGAAAAGGTAGCAAGGCTTTTTAATGGAGCAGATGCTGTGCATCCAGGGATGATATTGATGACACGGGTAGATTGTGCATCGAAG ATAAACACTAAACTCTGTGATAAGTTTTCTGTGGGTCATTATCCGATGCTCTTTTGGGGACCTCCTTCTGAATTTGTGGGCGGTGGTTGGGAACCTAAACGAGAAAAAAGTGACATAGTCTTAATTGATGATGGGCGTACTGCTGATCGTTTACTTAATTGGATCAACAAGCAAATGGGCAG CTCCTTCGGCTTGGATGAtgagaaatttgaaaatgagCATCTTTCATCAAATGTCTCGGACACTGCACAG ATTGCTCGAGCTGTGTATGATGTAGAGGAAGCAACAGCCACTGCCTTCGACATAATCTTAGAACATAAG ATGATCAAATCAGAGACTCGGGGTTCACTTATTAAATTTCTTCAACTGTTGGTGGCACATCATCCTTCTAGGAG GTGCCGGAAAGGAAGTGCAGATGTGCTTGTGAACTTTGATGAATTGTTTCCTTCAGATATTTGGTTGGAACCTAAACAGGAGGAGAATGATGGAAAGAATGAACTGGGTAGTTTTCATATTTGTGGAAAAGATGTTCCTCGTGGATATTGG ATGTTCTGTCGTGGCAGCAAGAATGATACCAGGGGTTTCAG TTGTGGATTGTGGGTTCTTCTACATTCACTGTCAGTGAGAGTTGATGATGGAGAGAGCCAGTTTGCGTTTAAATCTATATGTGATTTTGTACACAATTTCTTTATCTGTGAGGAATGTCGCCAGCATTTTTATGATATGTGTTCAAG TGTTTCTCATCCCTTCAACAAAACCAGTGACTTTGCCCTATGGTTGTGGAGTGCCCACAACAAGGTCAATGAGAGACTGATGAAAGAAGAAGCGTCTCTAGGAACTGGTGATCCCAAATTTCCAAAGATGATTTGGCCTCCAAAACAGCTCTGCCCATCTTGTTTCCGCTCTCGTAACCCAAAGAACTATGAAGTTGACTGGGATCGGGACgaggttttcaaatttttgacTGGTTACTATGGGAAAACTCTTGTTTCTCTTTATAAAGATAAGACCATTCTGGGTAAGAACGGGATTGATGCAGCTTTGGAAGACTTAGTGGTCTCTACAAATGCGGTTGTAGTGCCTGTTGGGGCTGCATTGGCCATTGCTGTTGCTAGCTGTGCATTCGGAGCACTTGCTTGCTACTGGCGCTCACAGCAGAAGAGTCGGAA GCCAAGAAGAAACTGGAGCTAA